In Miscanthus floridulus cultivar M001 chromosome 5, ASM1932011v1, whole genome shotgun sequence, one genomic interval encodes:
- the LOC136453064 gene encoding uncharacterized protein has protein sequence MMDLSTTLVLAAKAYKYKAESLVKEYLLADSYVSYTAVLGGILMCKMAYGITSIISLLYYKGYGSLTKTQKLEWNNRGMSTIHAIFITVMSVYLVFFSNLFSDQLDGPVTFRSSNLSIFTLGVSVGYFIADLAMIFWAYPSLGGMEYVLHHMLSLISVVFAMYSGEGQLYTYMCLISETTTPGINLRWFLDTAGMKKSKAYLVNGVTMFVAWLVARIILFVYLFYHIYFHYDQVKQMHTFICILVFSVPTILLVMNIMWFAKILRGLKKTLAKRQ, from the exons ATGATGGACCTTTCCACGACTTTAGTGCTGGCAGCTAAGGCCTACAAGTACAAAGCAGAATCGCTTGTTAAGGAGTACCTTCTTGCAGATTCGTATGTTTCATACACCGCTGTACTTGGTGGGATcctgatgtgcaagatg GCTTATGGCATAACAAGTATAATCAGCTTATTGTACTACAAGGGTTATGGTTCACTTACAAAAACCCAAAAGCTTGAGTGGAACAACAG GGGCATGTCCACTATCCATGCGATATTCATCACAGTCATGTCAGTGTACCTGGTATTCTTCTCCAACCTATTCTCTGATCAACTGGATGGACCAGTAACTTTTCGGAGTTCAAATCTATCCATTTTCACTCTGGGG GTTTCTGTTGGGTATTTCATCGCTGACCTTGCTATGATATTCTGGGCTTATCCTTCTCTTGGTGGTATGGAGTAT GTCCTTCACCATATGCTGTCTCTTATTTCTGTAGTCTTTGCTATGTATTCTGGGGAAGGACAGTTGTACACATACATGTGTCTCATCTCTGAAACAACCACACCTGGAATCAACCTCCGATG GTTCCTTGATACCGCTGGAATGAAAAAATCCAAGGCCTATCTTGTCAATGGTGTTACGATGTTTGTTGCATGGCTG GTGGCACGGATAATTTTGTTCGTCTACTTGTTTTACCACATCTACTTCCACTATGATCAG GTCAAGCAGATGCATACCTTTATCTGCATTCTGGTATTTTCTGTGCCCACAATACTGCTTGTCATGAACATAATGTGGTTTGCGAAGATCTTGAGAGGCCTTAAAAAGACGCTAGCCAAGAGGCAGTGA